A single window of Rhipicephalus microplus isolate Deutch F79 chromosome 5, USDA_Rmic, whole genome shotgun sequence DNA harbors:
- the LOC119174731 gene encoding solute carrier organic anion transporter family member 74D isoform X2 — protein sequence MAPATAQGGNSKPTEKKGAWQAFLDFFTKPVCYMISFSALGILQGCYYSYLIGINTTLERRFAYGSRTAGFVFFADNFGPILLGVFIGTYSPKRHRPRWVGVAAVLMGASCLLASLPYWLFGKADEAFSMTDPEVESDLNHFCHDQEEERRFQELNCRQSRKSETLPALLLLVSCNFLTGIGTAVYYSAGTAYLDELIKRKNSAVYMAIMTVVRGCGPFLGFIISALILAIYEDPFYNPGFADEDPRWIGAWWLGFVILGFLQLIFAVPLFFFPKRLADDESGRPTEEEKDMSIREAFEASKRLIKNPIFVAQMCAHVFKWFGVLGFCTYVPKYVQEHFQQSPSAASVLSGTFPIGCAMFATLGGAFLMKTFRPSARILTAIIFATELITALIFISLMAFSCPQPPLREKGELRSRLDLVNSCNQNCSCATEVFHPICEGKTTYFSPCFAGCFTKGTNGTAQRGTYDNCMCVDAFDNDGLARRAMDGFCKSDCPFLAFYILLLCIAYGFSFSTKAAQIVIPLRCVDPCDKAFALGFAEGVLALFSFLPYPLVYGSLVDSTCVVWEESCGQRGNCWVYDQRTFNYSLHGTTFILLMVGVGLNFVVFLLSGRLGNLYGREKRFLADRRRVPAPGEVDPQSSSRRSSTKGSFRKLTRNEIFHMVATSDPDYEE from the exons ATGGCGCCAGCGACGGCGCAGGGAGGAAACTCAAAGCCCACCGAGAAGAAAGGAGCGTGGCAAGCGTTCCTGGACTTCTTCACGAAACCGGTGTGCTACATGATCTCTTTCTCGGCGCTTGGCATTCTGCAAGGCTGCTACTACTCCTACCTCATCGGCATCAACACGACGCTCGAGCGGCGGTTTGCCTACGGAAGTCGCACGGCGGGCTTTGTCTTCTTCGCGGACAACTTCGGCCCCATCCTTCTGGGTGTCTTCATCGGCACGTACAGTCCGAAGAGACACAGGCCAAG ATGGGTGGGAGTCGCTGCCGTCCTCATGGGCGCGTCGTGTCTACTAGCCTCGCTCCCCTACTGGCTGTTTGGAAAGGCGGACGAGGCGTTCAGCATGACAGACCCCGAGGTGGAGTCCGACCTGAACCACTTCTGCCACGACCAGGAAGAGGAGAGGCGCTTCCAAGAGCTCAACTGTCGGCAGTCCCGCAAGTCAGAGACTCTTCCCGCCCTGCTGCTTCTGGTCAGCTGCAACTTTCTCACGGGCATCGGCACTGCAGTCTACTATTCGGCCGGCACGGCTTATCTGGACGAGCTCATTAAAAGGAAGAATTCGGCCGTCTATATGG CAATCATGACCGTCGTCCGAGGTTGTGGACCCTTCCTTGGATTTATCATTTCGGCGCTTATTCTCGCAATCTACGAAGACCCATTTT ACAACCCAGGATTTGCCGACGAAGATCCACGGTGGATAGGGGCCTGGTGGCTGGGATTCGTCATTCTGGGCTTCCTCCAGCTGATATTTGCCGTGCCGCTCTTCTTCTTCCCCAAGCGGTTGGCTGATGACGAATCTGGCAGGCCGACCGAAGAAGAAAAGGACATGAGCATAAGGG AAGCATTCGAGGCTTCAAAGCGTCTCATCAAGAACCCTATATTCGTCGCACAGATGTGCGCCCACGTGTTCAAGTGGTTCGGTGTCCTGGGATTTTGTACCTACGTGCCCAAATACGTGCAAGAGCATTTTCAGCAGTCTCCGAGCGCTGCCTCAGTTTTAAGCG GTACATTTCCAATAGGATGCGCCATGTTTGCCACGCTCGGTGGTGCATTCCTGATGAAGACGTTCCGGCCTTCTGCTCGCATACTTACGGCCATCATCTTTGCAACGGAGCTGATAACAGCGCTGATATTCATCTCACTCATGGCTTTCAGCTGCCCTCAGCCACCATTGAGAGAAAAGGGCGAACTCAGATCAAG gttggATCTTGTAAACAGTTGCAACCAGAACTGTTCGTGTGCGACTGAGGTGTTTCATCCAATATGCGAAGGCAAAACAACTTATTTTTCTCCTTGTTTCGCCGGATGTTTCACCAAGGGAACAAACGGCACCGCACAGAGAGGG ACTTACGACAACTGCATGTGCGTCGACGCATTCGACAATGACGGATTGGCCCGAAGAGCAATGGATGGATTCTGTAAGAGCGACTGTCCGTTCCTGGCCTTTTACATCCTGCTGCTGTGCATCGCCTATGGGTTCTCATTCAGCACAAAGGCTGCTCAGATAGTCATTCCGCTCAG GTGCGTCGATCCGTGTGACAAGGCATTCGCTCTCGGCTTTGCGGAAGGAGTTCTGGCATTGTTCT CGTTCCTGCCCTATCCTCTGGTGTACGGCTCACTGGTGGATTCAACATGCGTCGTCTGGGAGGAAAGCTGTGGTCAGCGCGGCAACTGCTGGGTTTATGACCAACGCACGTTTAACTACTCGCTGCACGGAACTACCTTCATTCTGCTCATGGTCGGCGTGGGCCTCAACTTCGTCGTGTTTCTCCTCAGCGGCCGGCTCGGGAACCTCTACGGGCGAGAAAAGCGCTTCCTTGCCGACAGACGGCGAGTTCCAGCGCCTGGAGAAGTTGACCCGCAATCTTCGTCCAGAAGGTCATCCACGAAGGGATCCTTCCGGAAGCTGACGAGAAATGAGATCTTTCACATGGTGGCCACCAGTGATCCCGATTACGAAGAATGA
- the LOC119174731 gene encoding solute carrier organic anion transporter family member 74D isoform X1 — protein sequence MEAAVIGPVQQEKREQVCNFVEPRRTTLINRDSRPCLYTYKTSRAMAPATAQGGNSKPTEKKGAWQAFLDFFTKPVCYMISFSALGILQGCYYSYLIGINTTLERRFAYGSRTAGFVFFADNFGPILLGVFIGTYSPKRHRPRWVGVAAVLMGASCLLASLPYWLFGKADEAFSMTDPEVESDLNHFCHDQEEERRFQELNCRQSRKSETLPALLLLVSCNFLTGIGTAVYYSAGTAYLDELIKRKNSAVYMAIMTVVRGCGPFLGFIISALILAIYEDPFYNPGFADEDPRWIGAWWLGFVILGFLQLIFAVPLFFFPKRLADDESGRPTEEEKDMSIREAFEASKRLIKNPIFVAQMCAHVFKWFGVLGFCTYVPKYVQEHFQQSPSAASVLSGTFPIGCAMFATLGGAFLMKTFRPSARILTAIIFATELITALIFISLMAFSCPQPPLREKGELRSRLDLVNSCNQNCSCATEVFHPICEGKTTYFSPCFAGCFTKGTNGTAQRGTYDNCMCVDAFDNDGLARRAMDGFCKSDCPFLAFYILLLCIAYGFSFSTKAAQIVIPLRCVDPCDKAFALGFAEGVLALFSFLPYPLVYGSLVDSTCVVWEESCGQRGNCWVYDQRTFNYSLHGTTFILLMVGVGLNFVVFLLSGRLGNLYGREKRFLADRRRVPAPGEVDPQSSSRRSSTKGSFRKLTRNEIFHMVATSDPDYEE from the exons ATGGAAG CAGCCGTTATTGGCCCTGTGCAACAGGAGAAACGTGAACAAGTCTGTAACTTTGTGGAACCCCGACGTACAACATTAATAAATCGCGATTCCCGGCCTTGTCTATATACCTACAAAACCAGCCGAGCGATGGCGCCAGCGACGGCGCAGGGAGGAAACTCAAAGCCCACCGAGAAGAAAGGAGCGTGGCAAGCGTTCCTGGACTTCTTCACGAAACCGGTGTGCTACATGATCTCTTTCTCGGCGCTTGGCATTCTGCAAGGCTGCTACTACTCCTACCTCATCGGCATCAACACGACGCTCGAGCGGCGGTTTGCCTACGGAAGTCGCACGGCGGGCTTTGTCTTCTTCGCGGACAACTTCGGCCCCATCCTTCTGGGTGTCTTCATCGGCACGTACAGTCCGAAGAGACACAGGCCAAG ATGGGTGGGAGTCGCTGCCGTCCTCATGGGCGCGTCGTGTCTACTAGCCTCGCTCCCCTACTGGCTGTTTGGAAAGGCGGACGAGGCGTTCAGCATGACAGACCCCGAGGTGGAGTCCGACCTGAACCACTTCTGCCACGACCAGGAAGAGGAGAGGCGCTTCCAAGAGCTCAACTGTCGGCAGTCCCGCAAGTCAGAGACTCTTCCCGCCCTGCTGCTTCTGGTCAGCTGCAACTTTCTCACGGGCATCGGCACTGCAGTCTACTATTCGGCCGGCACGGCTTATCTGGACGAGCTCATTAAAAGGAAGAATTCGGCCGTCTATATGG CAATCATGACCGTCGTCCGAGGTTGTGGACCCTTCCTTGGATTTATCATTTCGGCGCTTATTCTCGCAATCTACGAAGACCCATTTT ACAACCCAGGATTTGCCGACGAAGATCCACGGTGGATAGGGGCCTGGTGGCTGGGATTCGTCATTCTGGGCTTCCTCCAGCTGATATTTGCCGTGCCGCTCTTCTTCTTCCCCAAGCGGTTGGCTGATGACGAATCTGGCAGGCCGACCGAAGAAGAAAAGGACATGAGCATAAGGG AAGCATTCGAGGCTTCAAAGCGTCTCATCAAGAACCCTATATTCGTCGCACAGATGTGCGCCCACGTGTTCAAGTGGTTCGGTGTCCTGGGATTTTGTACCTACGTGCCCAAATACGTGCAAGAGCATTTTCAGCAGTCTCCGAGCGCTGCCTCAGTTTTAAGCG GTACATTTCCAATAGGATGCGCCATGTTTGCCACGCTCGGTGGTGCATTCCTGATGAAGACGTTCCGGCCTTCTGCTCGCATACTTACGGCCATCATCTTTGCAACGGAGCTGATAACAGCGCTGATATTCATCTCACTCATGGCTTTCAGCTGCCCTCAGCCACCATTGAGAGAAAAGGGCGAACTCAGATCAAG gttggATCTTGTAAACAGTTGCAACCAGAACTGTTCGTGTGCGACTGAGGTGTTTCATCCAATATGCGAAGGCAAAACAACTTATTTTTCTCCTTGTTTCGCCGGATGTTTCACCAAGGGAACAAACGGCACCGCACAGAGAGGG ACTTACGACAACTGCATGTGCGTCGACGCATTCGACAATGACGGATTGGCCCGAAGAGCAATGGATGGATTCTGTAAGAGCGACTGTCCGTTCCTGGCCTTTTACATCCTGCTGCTGTGCATCGCCTATGGGTTCTCATTCAGCACAAAGGCTGCTCAGATAGTCATTCCGCTCAG GTGCGTCGATCCGTGTGACAAGGCATTCGCTCTCGGCTTTGCGGAAGGAGTTCTGGCATTGTTCT CGTTCCTGCCCTATCCTCTGGTGTACGGCTCACTGGTGGATTCAACATGCGTCGTCTGGGAGGAAAGCTGTGGTCAGCGCGGCAACTGCTGGGTTTATGACCAACGCACGTTTAACTACTCGCTGCACGGAACTACCTTCATTCTGCTCATGGTCGGCGTGGGCCTCAACTTCGTCGTGTTTCTCCTCAGCGGCCGGCTCGGGAACCTCTACGGGCGAGAAAAGCGCTTCCTTGCCGACAGACGGCGAGTTCCAGCGCCTGGAGAAGTTGACCCGCAATCTTCGTCCAGAAGGTCATCCACGAAGGGATCCTTCCGGAAGCTGACGAGAAATGAGATCTTTCACATGGTGGCCACCAGTGATCCCGATTACGAAGAATGA
- the LOC119174732 gene encoding guided entry of tail-anchored proteins factor 1 yields MGTQESYVFFWFVTFCGMFTAFVPFVVRMVLQVISQETEMESNMRRQVCDLRAELGSMNIVDEFAKYAKIQRKINKMSEELAHQAKLKSMYTFKVRLAATALLYALVGVAVAYLVWNYRSQPVVVLPEAWFSPIGSLLAPASGPPGGIGLTPWLLVSSSVGRQIAKHL; encoded by the exons ATGGGAACTCAAGAAAGCTATGTCTTCTTTTGGTTCGTCACGTTCTGTGGCATGTTCACGGCTTTCGTCCCATTCGTCGTCAGAATG GTGCTTCAGGTGATTTCACAAGAGACCGAGATGGAATCTAACATGCGTCGGCAAGTGTGCGATTTGAGGGCCGAACTCGGAAGCATGAATATAGTCGATGAGTTCGCCAAGTATGCAAAGATACAACGAAAGATTAACAAGATGTCAGAAGAGCTGGCACATCAAG CCAAGCTAAAGTCAATGTACACATTCAAGGTCAGGCtggcagccacggcgcttctctaTGCACTTGTG GGTGTGGCAGTTGCTTACCTTGTTTGGAACTACAGGTCGCAACCTGTTGTTGTCTTGCCTGAGGCATGGTTCTCGCCTATTGGTTCACTACTTGCGCCTGCCTCTGGTCCACCAG GTGGGATCGGGCTCACACCTTGGCTCCTAGTGTCAAGTTCAGTTGGGCGACAGATCGCAAAGCACCTATAG